A genomic segment from Bacillus mesophilus encodes:
- a CDS encoding tripartite tricarboxylate transporter substrate binding protein, giving the protein MKRKISYLFTMMLVFGLLAACSSGVKTNSGSGGESADFPTKPISIIVAYDAGGGTDTTARTLAPFLEKELGVAVNIVNKPGGSGWVGWTELGNSEPDGYTIGFLNSPNIAGGLANPSVERTVDLEDFTYLGNHVVDPGVIAIRADEDRFTNLEELIEYAKNNKVLTNGSGVASDEHLVSLILNEKLDTKFETVQFEGTANSLSSFLGGHIDVLVTSAGEAYNLHNDGELKVIGVTARERSSFLPEVSTFDEAGFEEVYSQVTRGLAAPVGLDPKVAGILEDAIAKAIQNEEHMKKMEEIGTQVGYLNGEEYKALLEQDLADITGIKDLLGW; this is encoded by the coding sequence ATGAAACGTAAGATTTCGTATTTGTTTACAATGATGTTGGTATTTGGGTTATTAGCTGCCTGTTCAAGTGGAGTAAAAACGAATAGTGGTAGTGGAGGAGAAAGTGCTGATTTTCCAACAAAACCAATTTCGATCATAGTAGCTTATGATGCAGGTGGGGGAACAGATACGACTGCTAGAACATTAGCTCCATTCTTAGAGAAGGAATTAGGCGTAGCTGTAAATATTGTCAATAAGCCAGGCGGAAGTGGCTGGGTAGGTTGGACAGAGCTTGGAAATTCAGAGCCTGACGGATATACAATCGGCTTCCTTAACTCGCCTAACATTGCTGGAGGATTAGCTAACCCATCGGTCGAGAGAACAGTTGATCTTGAAGATTTTACTTACTTAGGAAATCATGTCGTTGACCCAGGTGTTATTGCCATTCGTGCTGATGAAGATCGATTCACTAATCTAGAGGAATTAATTGAATACGCGAAAAATAATAAGGTGTTAACAAATGGTTCAGGTGTTGCTAGTGATGAGCACTTAGTATCGTTAATCTTAAACGAAAAGCTTGATACAAAGTTTGAAACGGTTCAGTTCGAAGGGACTGCAAATAGTCTTTCTTCATTCTTAGGTGGACATATTGACGTATTAGTAACAAGTGCAGGAGAAGCATACAATCTTCACAATGACGGAGAGTTAAAAGTAATAGGAGTAACAGCAAGAGAACGCTCTTCTTTCCTACCAGAAGTATCAACTTTCGATGAAGCTGGTTTTGAAGAAGTATATTCTCAGGTTACAAGAGGATTAGCAGCTCCAGTAGGTCTTGATCCTAAAGTGGCAGGAATCTTAGAAGATGCGATTGCCAAAGCGATTCAAAATGAAGAACACATGAAGAAGATGGAAGAGATCGGTACACAGGTTGGATATTTAAATGGGGAAGAATACAAAGCCCTATTAGAGCAAGACTTAGCAGATATTACAGGAATCAAAGATTTATTAGGATGGTAA
- the gudD gene encoding glucarate dehydratase produces MNQSITNSRVADQDLTFSNTPKITEMSVIPVAGFDSMLLNLSGAHSPYFTRNIVILKDNAGNVGVGEVPGGESIRQTLEDAKPLVVGQSIGFYNQILNSVREQFANRDKGGRGLQTFDLRITIHAVTALESALLDLVGKYLNVPVAALLGEGQQRDQVEMLGYLFYIGDRRKTDLPYLSDPTAEDDWMRLRHEEALTPSEIVRLAEAAEQRYGFKNFKLKGGVLSGDQEIEAVTALAERFPDARITIDPNGAWSLEEAIRLCINKQHILAYAEDPCGAENGFSGREVMAEFKRATGLPTATNMIATDWRQLGHSIQLGSVDIPLADPHFWTMQGSVRVAQICHEWGLTWGSHSNNHFDISLAMFTHVAAAAPGTITAIDTHWIWQDGQRLTKEPLQIVNGHIKVPTKPGLGIDIDLEQIEKANKLYTDKNLGVRDDAVAMQYLIPGWKFNSKMPCLVRPTGNN; encoded by the coding sequence ATGAATCAATCAATCACAAACAGCAGGGTCGCTGATCAAGACCTAACGTTTTCAAACACACCGAAAATAACGGAGATGTCGGTGATACCGGTAGCTGGCTTTGATAGCATGCTATTAAATCTTAGTGGAGCACACAGTCCATACTTTACTAGAAACATTGTTATTTTAAAGGACAATGCTGGAAATGTGGGCGTTGGAGAAGTACCTGGTGGAGAAAGTATTCGTCAGACGTTAGAGGATGCAAAGCCACTAGTGGTAGGTCAATCAATCGGATTTTATAACCAAATTTTGAATAGTGTCAGGGAGCAATTTGCTAATCGTGATAAAGGGGGAAGGGGTCTTCAAACCTTCGATCTACGTATCACAATTCATGCGGTTACAGCCCTTGAATCAGCTTTACTAGATTTAGTAGGAAAATATCTAAACGTTCCTGTTGCTGCCTTATTAGGAGAGGGACAACAACGAGATCAAGTCGAAATGCTAGGATATCTGTTCTATATCGGAGATCGAAGAAAGACAGATTTACCTTACTTGAGTGACCCGACAGCAGAAGATGATTGGATGCGTTTACGTCATGAAGAGGCACTGACTCCATCAGAGATTGTTAGATTAGCAGAAGCAGCAGAACAACGCTATGGATTCAAAAACTTCAAACTCAAGGGTGGGGTCCTTTCTGGAGACCAGGAAATTGAAGCGGTGACTGCTTTAGCAGAACGTTTCCCAGATGCACGGATTACGATTGATCCAAACGGTGCATGGTCACTTGAGGAAGCAATCAGACTTTGTATAAATAAGCAGCATATTTTAGCCTATGCAGAAGATCCTTGCGGAGCTGAGAATGGTTTCTCAGGTCGTGAAGTAATGGCTGAGTTTAAAAGAGCAACTGGACTACCAACAGCAACAAATATGATTGCAACCGATTGGAGACAGCTAGGCCATTCAATCCAACTAGGTTCAGTTGATATCCCTCTAGCGGATCCACATTTTTGGACGATGCAAGGCTCCGTAAGGGTTGCACAAATTTGTCATGAATGGGGATTAACATGGGGCTCACATTCTAATAATCACTTTGACATTTCATTAGCTATGTTTACTCATGTGGCTGCGGCAGCACCAGGTACTATTACTGCAATCGATACACATTGGATTTGGCAAGATGGTCAACGCCTGACGAAAGAGCCATTGCAAATTGTGAATGGACATATAAAGGTACCAACCAAGCCAGGCTTAGGAATTGACATTGATCTGGAACAAATTGAGAAGGCAAACAAACTATATACCGATAAAAACCTTGGTGTTCGTGATGATGCCGTTGCTATGCAGTATTTAATACCAGGCTGGAAGTTTAATAGTAAAATGCCTTGTCTTGTCCGACCTACAGGCAATAACTAA
- the gucD gene encoding alpha-ketoglutaric semialdehyde dehydrogenase GucD: MTVDTQITTYKNFINGTWVESSSGKVEPSFNPANKTEVVGYVQLSTLEELDQAVKAAKVAQQAWKKLSGAERGAFLHKAADVLEKRMEEVATFMTKEMGKTLPEAKGETARGVAILRYFAGEGMRKVGDVIPSTDSNALMFTNRVPLGVVGVITPWNFPVAIPIWKMAPALVYGNSVVIKPAQETAVTCAKVIECFEEAGIPAGVLNMVTGSGSVIGQGLVDHEDINGITFTGSNDVGKRIGQGALARGAKYQLEMGGKNPVIVTKDADIDLAVEATISGAFRSTGQKCTATSRVIVERGVYETFKQKLVQKTNEITVGNGLEDGIWMGPCANENQFKTVLSYIETAKEEGATLLAGGNKLEGPPFKEGYFVEPTIFENVTSNMTIAQEEIFGPVIALIEVDSFKEALEIANDVKFGLSASIFTSNIGEMLSFINEMEAGLVRINSESAGVELQAPFGGMKQSSSHSREQGEAAKEFFTAIKTVFIK; encoded by the coding sequence ATGACGGTCGACACTCAAATTACAACTTACAAGAACTTTATTAATGGAACATGGGTTGAATCTAGTAGCGGAAAGGTAGAACCAAGTTTTAACCCTGCCAATAAAACGGAAGTAGTTGGTTATGTTCAGCTTTCAACTTTAGAAGAGTTAGATCAAGCTGTAAAAGCAGCAAAGGTAGCGCAGCAAGCATGGAAAAAGTTATCAGGTGCAGAAAGAGGGGCATTCTTACATAAAGCTGCCGATGTTCTTGAAAAAAGAATGGAAGAAGTAGCTACTTTTATGACGAAGGAAATGGGTAAAACATTACCTGAGGCTAAAGGTGAAACAGCAAGAGGTGTAGCAATTCTTCGTTATTTTGCTGGAGAGGGAATGAGAAAAGTGGGGGATGTCATTCCGTCCACTGATAGTAATGCACTTATGTTTACGAATAGAGTTCCACTAGGAGTTGTAGGAGTGATTACTCCATGGAACTTCCCAGTAGCTATTCCAATTTGGAAGATGGCGCCTGCTCTAGTGTATGGAAATTCTGTTGTGATTAAACCAGCTCAAGAAACAGCCGTAACGTGCGCAAAGGTAATTGAATGCTTTGAAGAAGCGGGAATTCCAGCGGGAGTACTTAATATGGTAACGGGTTCTGGAAGTGTAATTGGTCAAGGTCTTGTGGATCATGAAGATATAAACGGGATTACCTTTACTGGGTCAAATGATGTTGGGAAACGAATTGGTCAAGGAGCACTAGCAAGGGGAGCTAAATACCAATTAGAAATGGGTGGTAAAAACCCTGTTATTGTCACAAAGGATGCAGATATCGACTTAGCCGTTGAAGCAACCATAAGTGGTGCGTTTCGTTCAACAGGTCAAAAATGTACGGCAACTAGCCGTGTCATTGTAGAAAGAGGAGTATATGAAACTTTTAAACAAAAGCTAGTCCAAAAAACAAATGAAATTACAGTTGGAAATGGACTAGAAGATGGAATTTGGATGGGACCATGTGCAAATGAAAATCAGTTTAAGACGGTTCTTTCCTATATCGAAACAGCAAAAGAGGAAGGTGCGACGTTACTTGCTGGTGGAAACAAGCTAGAAGGTCCTCCGTTTAAAGAGGGATATTTCGTTGAACCAACCATCTTTGAAAACGTAACTTCAAACATGACAATCGCTCAAGAAGAAATCTTTGGACCTGTGATTGCATTAATAGAAGTGGATTCTTTTAAGGAAGCACTAGAAATCGCTAATGATGTAAAGTTCGGGTTAAGTGCATCCATTTTCACTAGTAATATTGGCGAAATGCTTTCATTCATTAATGAAATGGAAGCTGGGCTTGTGCGAATCAATTCTGAAAGTGCTGGAGTTGAGTTGCAAGCACCATTCGGTGGAATGAAGCAATCAAGCTCGCATTCTCGTGAACAAGGTGAAGCAGCGAAGGAATTCTTTACAGCGATCAAGACGGTATTTATTAAGTAA
- the kdgD gene encoding 5-dehydro-4-deoxyglucarate dehydratase, protein MSVTREAPKGILGFPVAPFDGNGRLDEKALATNIEFLLKEGLTSIFIACGSGEFQSINKSEYQTMVEVAQSVVNGKVPVYTGVGGNLSTAKELVSLSEDLGADGYLILPPYLIEGEQEGLYQYFKAIVESSNLNAILYQRDNAVLQLDTLKRLLDYPQIVGLKDGLGNMELNIELTQTIGDRLDWINGMPFAEITMPAYYPLGFTTYSSAISNYLPHISRIYFQALKDGDQQLLRNLYNDVLLPINDIRKSRNGYAVSLIKAGMEIVGLPVGNVVRPPVISVEKEHYKQLEQIIQTTLEKYPVSVSETLSS, encoded by the coding sequence ATGTCAGTAACAAGAGAAGCACCAAAAGGGATTTTAGGATTTCCAGTAGCACCTTTTGATGGAAATGGAAGATTGGATGAAAAGGCCCTTGCTACTAATATTGAGTTTTTGTTAAAAGAAGGGCTCACATCCATTTTTATTGCTTGTGGATCTGGCGAGTTTCAGTCCATCAACAAAAGTGAATATCAAACAATGGTAGAAGTAGCACAATCTGTGGTAAACGGAAAAGTTCCAGTTTATACAGGAGTGGGTGGGAACTTATCTACTGCTAAAGAATTGGTCTCTTTGTCTGAAGACCTAGGTGCTGATGGGTATTTAATTCTTCCTCCATACCTCATTGAAGGTGAACAAGAAGGTCTATATCAATATTTCAAAGCAATCGTAGAGAGTAGTAATCTTAATGCGATTTTATATCAAAGAGATAATGCAGTTCTTCAACTAGATACACTAAAACGCCTCCTAGACTACCCGCAAATAGTTGGTTTAAAAGATGGACTTGGAAACATGGAATTGAACATTGAGTTAACCCAAACCATTGGGGACAGACTGGATTGGATTAATGGAATGCCATTTGCAGAGATTACCATGCCAGCCTATTATCCTTTAGGATTTACAACTTATTCTTCCGCAATATCAAACTATCTTCCACACATTTCAAGAATTTACTTCCAAGCACTTAAAGATGGTGATCAACAGCTGTTAAGAAATCTATACAATGACGTTCTTCTACCAATCAATGATATTCGTAAATCAAGAAATGGCTACGCAGTCTCACTGATTAAAGCAGGAATGGAGATTGTAGGTTTACCAGTTGGAAATGTAGTAAGACCACCTGTCATTTCAGTCGAAAAAGAACACTATAAACAATTAGAACAAATCATTCAAACAACACTGGAGAAATACCCTGTTAGCGTTAGTGAAACATTAAGTAGCTAA